In Bythopirellula goksoeyrii, a single window of DNA contains:
- a CDS encoding NADH-quinone oxidoreductase subunit D, whose protein sequence is MTATIDDPRVIEFDVRTDEMLVNMGPQHPSTHGVLRLVLRTDGEIVSEVTPHIGYLHRCAEKIGENLTPRQWIPYTDRMDYLAGMNMNLGWSLAVEKLMKYEPPEKGRHLRVIISEMGRIASHLVGMGAYGLDLGSFSPFLYAFREREKILDLFEEACGARLTYSYLTVGGATADLPPGWLEKCSAFLDQFEPLIAEYHTLLTTNAIFVKRAAGIGLLSPEMAISYGTSGPVLRGSGVDHDLRRDGEEIYTAMYEGYAFEVIVEKNGHYPKDHKYPQIPSDAVLGDCWHRFYVRMLEVIQSIDLVRQAIEYYSTATGNYGEPVKLNQKLPVGEAYLETEAPRGQMGFYLVSDGSPIPWRTRARSSSFCNLSVTGPLCAGCLIADVPAIVGSLDIVMGEIDR, encoded by the coding sequence ATGACCGCTACTATCGACGACCCTCGGGTCATTGAATTTGATGTTCGCACCGACGAGATGTTGGTGAATATGGGTCCTCAGCACCCGAGTACGCATGGGGTGTTGCGGCTGGTGCTTCGTACCGACGGTGAAATCGTCTCCGAGGTTACTCCGCACATCGGCTACTTACATCGGTGTGCTGAGAAAATTGGAGAGAACCTAACCCCACGGCAGTGGATTCCCTACACCGACCGGATGGACTATCTCGCGGGCATGAATATGAATCTCGGCTGGTCACTGGCTGTCGAGAAGTTAATGAAGTATGAGCCACCCGAGAAGGGACGTCACTTGCGGGTGATCATTAGCGAAATGGGGCGCATCGCCAGCCATCTTGTTGGCATGGGTGCTTATGGCTTGGACCTCGGGTCCTTCAGCCCGTTTCTATATGCCTTTCGCGAGCGCGAGAAGATTCTTGATCTTTTTGAAGAGGCGTGTGGCGCAAGACTTACCTACAGCTATTTGACTGTCGGAGGGGCAACTGCTGACTTGCCACCGGGTTGGCTAGAAAAATGCTCGGCATTCCTGGATCAGTTCGAGCCGCTTATTGCTGAATACCACACGTTGTTGACAACCAATGCGATTTTCGTCAAGCGAGCAGCCGGGATCGGCCTTCTCTCGCCGGAGATGGCAATTAGCTATGGCACGAGTGGGCCGGTACTTCGAGGAAGTGGTGTGGACCATGACCTCCGGCGAGATGGCGAGGAAATCTATACTGCCATGTACGAAGGTTACGCCTTTGAGGTGATCGTTGAGAAAAATGGGCACTACCCCAAAGACCACAAATATCCCCAAATACCCTCTGATGCAGTACTTGGCGATTGTTGGCATCGATTCTATGTGCGGATGCTTGAAGTAATTCAATCCATCGATTTGGTCCGCCAGGCGATCGAATACTACAGCACAGCAACCGGCAATTATGGCGAACCTGTGAAACTCAACCAGAAACTCCCTGTGGGTGAGGCCTACCTCGAAACGGAAGCACCACGCGGACAGATGGGTTTCTATCTCGTTAGCGACGGTTCCCCGATACCCTGGCGGACGCGTGCACGCAGCAGCTCCTTCTGCAATCTATCGGTCACCGGCCCCTTGTGTGCAGGCTGCTTGATTGCCGATGTGCCAGCCATCGTGGGTTCGCTGGATATTGTGATGGGTGAAATCGATCGCTAA
- a CDS encoding NADH-quinone oxidoreductase subunit C, protein MSGQAFVDQLKQKFGDKISGANLENVDPWIEVTPEGIVEVCQYLRDEPSLAFDYLNSITAVDYLHTDEKKAAKAEWEPHLEVVYHLFSMQHKHSLVLKVMLPRWQNDEVGNLPQLDTVSMIWATADWHERELYDLLGVEFIDHPNMRRILCPEDWVGHPLRKDYEMPLEYHGIRGR, encoded by the coding sequence ATGAGCGGACAAGCATTCGTTGACCAACTCAAGCAGAAATTTGGCGACAAGATTTCGGGCGCTAATCTGGAAAATGTCGATCCCTGGATCGAGGTCACGCCAGAGGGAATCGTCGAAGTGTGCCAGTATCTTCGCGACGAACCGAGTTTGGCTTTCGACTACCTCAACAGCATAACTGCAGTGGACTATTTGCATACGGATGAAAAGAAGGCTGCCAAAGCTGAATGGGAACCTCATTTGGAAGTCGTCTACCATCTGTTCAGCATGCAACACAAGCACAGCCTGGTACTCAAGGTGATGCTCCCGCGCTGGCAGAACGATGAAGTCGGCAACTTGCCACAACTCGATACGGTTTCCATGATCTGGGCTACGGCCGACTGGCATGAGCGCGAACTTTACGACCTGCTGGGAGTGGAATTCATCGATCACCCAAACATGCGACGAATTCTGTGTCCGGAAGACTGGGTGGGACATCCCTTGCGAAAAGACTATGAAATGCCTTTGGAATATCACGGAATCAGAGGCAGGTAG
- a CDS encoding NADH-quinone oxidoreductase subunit A: MATPTAVVAYLALFAGVAAVFLFANLLIGRLVRPNLPNEEKLEVYECGEPVIGSSFVQFDLRFYVVALLFIIFDVEIAFFFPWATVFGKATQLTSPNMPIVASEVLSEGDANQLSPMAAMRFEEMGAAPVVGEGGAEGVRATARKLALTSFADIAVFFAVLLVGFAYVWRRGDLDWVRATTNQRGEVVGRAPPRAMEATQRSGGSVLSA, translated from the coding sequence ATGGCAACACCTACTGCAGTCGTGGCCTATTTGGCATTGTTCGCTGGCGTTGCCGCGGTCTTTCTCTTTGCGAATCTACTCATTGGCAGACTTGTCCGTCCCAATCTGCCTAATGAAGAGAAGCTCGAGGTTTACGAATGTGGCGAGCCGGTAATCGGTTCTAGTTTTGTACAATTCGACTTGCGCTTCTACGTGGTTGCGTTGCTGTTTATCATTTTCGATGTCGAAATTGCCTTCTTTTTTCCTTGGGCCACGGTATTTGGGAAAGCGACTCAACTTACCTCTCCGAACATGCCAATTGTTGCGTCAGAAGTCCTTTCCGAAGGGGACGCGAACCAACTCTCGCCGATGGCGGCGATGCGATTTGAGGAAATGGGTGCCGCTCCTGTCGTAGGAGAAGGGGGCGCCGAAGGAGTTCGTGCCACTGCGCGTAAGCTGGCTTTGACTTCGTTCGCAGATATCGCGGTTTTCTTTGCCGTCTTGCTGGTGGGGTTTGCGTACGTCTGGCGACGGGGAGACCTGGACTGGGTGCGAGCCACCACGAATCAGCGCGGCGAAGTTGTGGGGAGAGCGCCCCCTCGTGCGATGGAAGCGACTCAGCGTTCTGGTGGTTCGGTGCTGTCGGCTTAG
- a CDS encoding NuoI/complex I 23 kDa subunit family protein, with translation MIQGLKRVWPWLGNVFEAVYTVADGMWVTLRTWFKTYRPDRKTFTEHFEYPELPVPVAARYRGFHRFDLTTCISCDQCAKACPVDCIYIGKEKVEGGKGFKITGYAIDYTKCMFCALCVEPCPVDCIFMGGTHDLSCYSRDGCVVDFSRLPLDVAWGRSSLNPTAVAQSKVITEPVHGGPNQ, from the coding sequence ATGATCCAGGGACTCAAACGAGTCTGGCCATGGTTGGGAAACGTTTTTGAGGCGGTGTATACTGTTGCCGACGGAATGTGGGTAACGTTGCGAACCTGGTTCAAGACTTACCGCCCAGATCGAAAGACATTCACCGAACATTTTGAATACCCCGAATTGCCGGTGCCAGTAGCAGCTCGCTATCGGGGCTTCCATCGCTTTGATCTGACAACCTGCATTTCGTGCGATCAATGTGCGAAGGCATGTCCAGTCGATTGTATTTACATCGGCAAAGAAAAAGTCGAGGGAGGCAAAGGCTTTAAGATTACTGGCTACGCAATCGACTATACCAAATGCATGTTTTGCGCGTTGTGCGTAGAACCATGTCCTGTGGATTGTATTTTCATGGGAGGTACTCACGATTTGAGTTGTTATAGCCGGGATGGATGTGTTGTCGATTTCTCTCGCTTGCCACTTGACGTGGCTTGGGGCAGATCGTCGCTCAATCCGACGGCGGTAGCCCAGTCCAAGGTGATCACCGAGCCGGTACATGGTGGTCCGAATCAATAA
- the csrA gene encoding carbon storage regulator CsrA — MLVLSRKKNESIVINDDITIVVVEIRGDKVRLGVEAPKEVPVHRNEVYEAIRRNLPVSNDTANNEEPAERDSLNSAE, encoded by the coding sequence ATGCTGGTTTTATCTCGAAAAAAGAATGAGAGTATCGTTATCAACGACGACATCACGATCGTGGTCGTTGAGATTCGCGGCGACAAAGTTCGTTTAGGCGTTGAAGCTCCTAAAGAAGTTCCAGTGCATCGTAATGAAGTCTACGAAGCAATTCGCCGTAATTTGCCCGTCTCAAACGATACCGCTAATAATGAAGAACCAGCCGAGCGCGATTCTCTCAATTCTGCTGAGTAA
- the argC gene encoding N-acetyl-gamma-glutamyl-phosphate reductase: MIRVAILGATGYTARELLELLLRHPEVEVTALGTRQEDRPHLANVHPALRGRIDLCLENLSPAEVAERADCVFGCLPHGASAEVIAELLDNDCRVIDFSADYRLNDPDVYEKWYQVKHPDPKRMGKTAYGLPELFRDQIRGADLVANPGCYPTAAILALAPLLRAGKVNPQGIVIDAKSGVTGAGRSPKAHLHFPEINENLMPYGVGTHRHTPEIDQILSTWAEVETNVVFTPHLIPMDRGELITAYADVTPGTTENQLRETLQEFYKDEPFVRIVDHLPGTKDVAHTNFCDVTVRVVGSKAVIIGAIDNLIKGASGAAVQNFNVVYGFKETMALL; encoded by the coding sequence ATGATCAGAGTGGCAATCCTTGGTGCTACCGGCTATACCGCCCGGGAATTGTTGGAGCTATTGCTCCGGCATCCCGAAGTGGAGGTCACTGCGCTGGGAACCCGCCAAGAGGATCGCCCCCACCTTGCAAATGTGCATCCGGCCCTTCGAGGTCGCATTGATCTGTGCCTAGAGAATCTTTCGCCTGCCGAAGTAGCCGAGAGGGCCGACTGTGTCTTCGGCTGCTTGCCCCATGGTGCTAGTGCAGAAGTCATCGCGGAACTATTGGACAACGACTGCCGGGTAATCGACTTTAGTGCGGACTATCGATTGAATGATCCCGACGTCTATGAGAAATGGTATCAGGTGAAGCACCCCGATCCCAAGCGGATGGGAAAGACGGCGTATGGGTTACCGGAGTTGTTCCGTGATCAGATTCGCGGAGCCGACTTGGTAGCGAATCCCGGCTGCTATCCCACCGCTGCGATTTTAGCCTTAGCGCCCTTGCTGAGAGCCGGCAAGGTCAATCCGCAAGGAATAGTTATTGACGCCAAGAGTGGCGTCACCGGTGCTGGACGCTCGCCCAAAGCACACCTTCATTTCCCCGAGATCAACGAGAATCTCATGCCATATGGTGTCGGCACGCATCGCCACACTCCCGAGATCGATCAGATCCTCAGCACTTGGGCGGAAGTGGAAACCAATGTGGTATTCACACCACACTTGATCCCAATGGATCGCGGAGAGCTGATCACTGCATATGCCGATGTGACTCCCGGCACCACGGAAAATCAGTTGCGGGAAACTTTGCAAGAATTTTACAAGGATGAACCTTTCGTCCGCATCGTTGATCATCTACCGGGTACAAAGGATGTTGCCCACACCAATTTTTGCGATGTGACGGTGCGTGTTGTCGGCAGCAAAGCGGTGATCATTGGCGCGATTGACAATTTGATCAAAGGGGCGTCCGGGGCGGCAGTACAGAATTTCAACGTGGTTTACGGCTTCAAAGAAACAATGGCCTTGCTTTAG
- the argJ gene encoding bifunctional glutamate N-acetyltransferase/amino-acid acetyltransferase ArgJ, whose translation MAEKLPKGYRAAGVYTGVKRNPTKKDLSLFISDRPAIAVGVYTQNLVVAAPVKLCQSRTPAKSILAVVANSGVANACTGEQGDKDALFMAAKTAQTCGVDPEQVLVMSTGVIGEMLPMDKISAGIDEAFPLLNTDEQSLVDAARGILTTDTVHKIKTREFEIDGVQICITGVAKGAAMIGPNLATMLALILTDANISADDADAGLKDAADESFNCISVDGHTSTNDTVLLLANGSAGGPQLSGPALAKFQATLVEVCEDLAQSIPADGEGASHLITVEVHGCQTRRDAVKIAKTVADSTLVKTAIAGNDPNWGRIVSAAGYAGIEFDPAKVSLLVNGMLLYDQGQPVKFDEAAVSESMRSQRDTGIVLLMDGGEASARFWTTDLTAEYVRLNADYHT comes from the coding sequence ATGGCAGAGAAACTACCCAAGGGTTACCGAGCGGCTGGCGTCTACACGGGCGTCAAGAGAAACCCCACCAAAAAAGATCTCTCGCTGTTCATCTCAGATCGCCCCGCGATTGCTGTAGGTGTCTACACGCAAAACTTGGTCGTGGCGGCACCAGTCAAGTTGTGTCAGTCCAGGACCCCCGCAAAGTCTATTCTGGCCGTTGTGGCCAACTCAGGTGTGGCCAATGCCTGCACCGGAGAGCAAGGCGATAAAGATGCGCTTTTCATGGCCGCCAAGACGGCCCAAACATGTGGAGTCGACCCCGAGCAAGTATTGGTCATGTCGACAGGTGTAATCGGCGAGATGCTGCCGATGGACAAAATTTCAGCCGGCATCGACGAGGCCTTTCCGTTGCTCAACACCGATGAGCAATCACTCGTCGATGCAGCTCGCGGGATTCTAACGACCGACACTGTCCACAAGATCAAGACTCGGGAGTTTGAGATCGACGGTGTGCAGATTTGCATCACCGGTGTCGCCAAAGGTGCAGCCATGATAGGACCCAACCTGGCTACGATGCTGGCCCTGATCCTGACCGATGCGAATATCAGCGCCGACGATGCCGACGCCGGCCTCAAGGACGCCGCCGATGAATCATTCAATTGCATTAGCGTCGACGGCCACACGAGTACCAATGATACGGTTCTCTTGTTAGCCAACGGGTCAGCAGGTGGCCCCCAACTCTCTGGACCTGCCTTGGCTAAGTTCCAAGCGACTCTGGTCGAGGTTTGTGAAGACCTGGCCCAATCCATTCCGGCTGATGGCGAGGGGGCATCCCATCTAATTACGGTTGAAGTTCACGGCTGCCAAACACGCAGGGATGCCGTCAAAATCGCCAAAACCGTTGCTGACAGCACTTTGGTCAAGACAGCGATTGCCGGGAATGACCCCAACTGGGGACGCATTGTCTCCGCAGCGGGCTACGCTGGTATAGAGTTTGATCCTGCCAAGGTGAGTCTCCTGGTCAATGGCATGTTGCTATACGATCAAGGCCAACCGGTGAAGTTCGACGAAGCTGCTGTTTCCGAGTCCATGCGCTCCCAACGCGATACGGGCATTGTGCTCTTGATGGATGGAGGGGAAGCCTCGGCACGATTTTGGACCACCGATCTCACTGCGGAATACGTTCGACTTAACGCCGACTACCATACCTGA
- a CDS encoding potassium channel family protein, whose protein sequence is MNPALNRARRGALFLGLVCITSILSYHLWFNKPLLESIYWTVITVAGVGYSQSPEPDVGSARQFLSIIVIVFGMVSMAYTLAMFIQAIVEGQIDRALGANRMLKRIDKLENHVIICGFGRVGQNLSHRLARHNVPFLIIDPSADCLAEARAQKFLTLEGLATEEDVLVAAGIERAKTIVISVSSDAESVFLTLTARNMNPSIHILARGEHPQTEKKLLQAGANEVILPAVIGAERMAEKIVNPSAAEPFRFSDHYSGLNAELDEFQFTAESPFVGQTIGAAESQHQAMIVALRKATGETVFNPANEEILYPGDTVVVMGPEADLEKFYETCVEERQLAVSY, encoded by the coding sequence ATGAACCCAGCCCTGAATCGAGCCAGACGCGGTGCCCTGTTTCTTGGCCTCGTTTGCATTACCTCGATTCTTTCCTACCATCTGTGGTTCAACAAGCCGCTTCTTGAATCCATCTACTGGACTGTCATCACGGTGGCGGGAGTTGGTTACTCACAGAGCCCTGAGCCAGATGTCGGATCAGCCCGGCAATTTCTCTCGATTATCGTTATCGTCTTCGGCATGGTGTCGATGGCGTATACCCTTGCCATGTTCATTCAGGCGATCGTCGAAGGCCAAATCGACCGCGCCCTGGGAGCCAATCGCATGCTCAAGCGAATCGACAAATTGGAAAACCATGTCATCATCTGCGGCTTTGGTCGGGTGGGACAGAATCTAAGTCACCGCCTGGCTCGACACAATGTGCCTTTTCTGATTATAGACCCCAGTGCGGACTGCCTTGCCGAGGCACGGGCCCAAAAGTTTCTTACGCTCGAGGGCTTGGCGACCGAGGAAGACGTATTGGTAGCCGCGGGAATCGAACGCGCCAAAACGATCGTCATCTCCGTCAGCAGCGATGCCGAGAGCGTGTTTTTGACCCTCACCGCGCGAAACATGAACCCTTCGATCCACATTCTTGCCCGGGGTGAACATCCCCAAACAGAAAAGAAGCTACTTCAAGCTGGTGCGAACGAGGTCATCCTGCCAGCTGTGATCGGTGCCGAGCGCATGGCAGAAAAGATCGTCAATCCAAGCGCTGCGGAGCCGTTTAGATTCAGCGACCACTACTCGGGTCTGAATGCCGAACTCGATGAATTCCAATTCACAGCCGAGAGCCCCTTTGTTGGTCAAACTATCGGCGCGGCCGAATCGCAGCACCAAGCCATGATCGTCGCCCTGCGCAAGGCCACTGGCGAAACCGTGTTCAATCCTGCCAACGAGGAGATTCTGTACCCAGGAGACACCGTCGTCGTCATGGGCCCCGAAGCCGATCTAGAGAAGTTCTACGAAACCTGTGTCGAAGAGAGGCAGTTAGCTGTTAGCTATTAG
- the cbiE gene encoding precorrin-6y C5,15-methyltransferase (decarboxylating) subunit CbiE has translation MAKQSVSIIGIGDDGLEAVSNSVRQLILGADLLAGKERTLALVPEAPGKRLIVGTDLDAVASEIDAAGNAKVAVLVNGDPLFYGLARFLCDRLGNDRCDIIPHVSSMQLAFARVKENWDEAYLTNLANHKLDTVIEKIRGAMKVGLFTTDAISPAMVAKKLLARKIDYFTVYVCENLGARNERVTRGTVAEIAAQEFQPLNVMVLVRDADIPDQPRRSRIRSKFGNADEEFVQSTPKHGLLTPAEVRAVALAQMALHSDSVVWDVGAGSGSVSIEAAQLSPEGQIFAIEQDKEDEALIRENADRFGVSNVTPVLGTAPEVWSDLPNPDAVFIEGSGKEIARLAELAFERLNPGGRLVAVVVSIQGLDEVNKALTQKTSQVQVWMFNIARGKPQLERLRFDSLNPTFLVAAVKG, from the coding sequence GTGGCCAAGCAGTCGGTTTCGATTATTGGTATTGGTGATGATGGACTCGAAGCCGTTTCCAATTCGGTTCGGCAGTTGATTCTTGGTGCCGATCTTTTGGCCGGTAAGGAGCGGACCCTGGCATTGGTGCCTGAGGCACCGGGAAAGCGGCTGATCGTTGGGACGGATTTGGATGCGGTCGCCTCGGAGATCGACGCTGCCGGGAACGCCAAAGTCGCCGTGCTCGTGAATGGGGATCCCTTGTTCTATGGGTTGGCTCGGTTTCTCTGCGACCGGCTCGGCAACGATCGTTGTGACATTATCCCACATGTGAGCAGCATGCAGTTGGCGTTTGCTCGGGTGAAAGAAAACTGGGACGAGGCGTATCTCACGAATCTGGCCAATCATAAACTCGATACTGTCATCGAGAAAATTCGTGGAGCCATGAAGGTGGGGCTGTTTACCACGGATGCAATTAGCCCGGCGATGGTCGCGAAGAAGTTGCTCGCGCGGAAAATTGATTATTTCACCGTGTATGTGTGCGAGAACCTGGGAGCTCGTAACGAGCGAGTTACTCGTGGAACCGTGGCAGAGATTGCCGCACAGGAGTTTCAGCCGCTCAATGTGATGGTATTGGTGCGCGATGCTGACATCCCCGACCAACCTCGCAGGTCACGGATTCGCAGTAAGTTTGGTAATGCAGACGAAGAGTTTGTGCAATCGACCCCCAAGCACGGCTTGTTGACGCCGGCAGAGGTGCGGGCCGTGGCACTCGCGCAGATGGCTTTGCACTCTGACAGTGTGGTGTGGGACGTGGGGGCGGGGTCCGGATCGGTGAGCATCGAGGCTGCGCAGCTATCCCCTGAGGGGCAGATTTTTGCCATCGAGCAGGACAAAGAAGACGAAGCGCTCATCCGAGAGAATGCCGACCGTTTCGGCGTATCAAACGTAACCCCCGTCTTGGGGACGGCTCCTGAGGTGTGGAGCGATTTGCCGAATCCTGATGCGGTGTTTATCGAAGGGAGCGGCAAGGAAATAGCGAGACTGGCCGAGTTGGCGTTTGAGCGATTGAATCCCGGGGGACGATTGGTCGCCGTAGTGGTTAGCATTCAGGGACTCGATGAAGTCAACAAGGCGCTGACGCAAAAAACATCACAGGTGCAAGTGTGGATGTTCAACATCGCCCGGGGAAAGCCGCAATTGGAGCGATTGCGGTTTGATTCGCTGAATCCGACGTTTCTGGTGGCGGCGGTGAAGGGGTGA
- a CDS encoding DUF1579 domain-containing protein, with product MSRFIAACSIVCLALFTSIVAAQTPQFPSPQEEHEWLKQFEGEWATSSKATASPDAPAMDCSGTMKSRQVGGFWVVNEMQGDIGGVDFNAVQTLGYDPAKKKYVGTWVDSMTDHLWQYEGTVDESGKKLSLVAEGPDMMGTGKMAKYRDSYEFKTRNLVVATAEMMDDKGEWVTFMTGEMKRK from the coding sequence ATGTCTCGTTTCATTGCAGCATGCTCCATTGTCTGCCTCGCTTTGTTCACATCGATCGTAGCGGCACAGACACCCCAGTTCCCATCGCCTCAAGAGGAACATGAATGGCTCAAGCAGTTCGAGGGTGAGTGGGCTACCTCATCCAAAGCCACGGCTTCGCCTGACGCTCCCGCCATGGACTGCTCAGGTACGATGAAATCGCGTCAGGTCGGCGGCTTCTGGGTCGTCAATGAAATGCAAGGCGACATCGGCGGCGTTGATTTCAACGCCGTGCAGACACTCGGCTACGATCCTGCGAAGAAAAAATATGTGGGCACGTGGGTTGATTCCATGACCGACCACCTCTGGCAGTATGAAGGGACGGTAGACGAGTCGGGCAAGAAACTCTCACTTGTTGCCGAAGGCCCCGACATGATGGGCACTGGCAAGATGGCAAAATACCGCGATAGCTACGAATTCAAAACCCGCAATCTGGTCGTCGCAACCGCAGAGATGATGGACGACAAGGGAGAATGGGTCACGTTCATGACCGGTGAAATGAAACGGAAATAA
- a CDS encoding cytochrome P450 — MSPFEGDCQPTRVPLLFKSGRPTLPFPHPWNFQRPIDILDAYFWQADEEIGPGRHNRYLDVPGFPAVLVTRDPGIIRAVLTSTGDREGQFDRDTLPSTGIARATGEDTLLFGNGAMWRKQRKASAAPFGKTALFQVDVFFKFEETFRKTVRQRLLVLRQHLLDTGSPRLQIAVEPEIKALMLELLVDCFFGASIDYQEIRDKYVPALERVIDHIVRDTVTNRLGLPRTVLAKISRSYAQANRDFATFDELTDRVLAARPTGRGLWEKLQTEASDEALRSNIKVFLAGALEATTSFATWAISHLARNEAWQEKVYREVEAMADYSPDQIAAARHLGAVLDETLRLTPSLYFLPRKATAPIRITTSDGREMLIPKNTHILLDVWHANRHEDHWGAATTGFTATEFAPERWEHLSAEKGPSKEHLHFGFGHGPRVCPGKHIGQLEVALVVGVFIKMFRFRALHDENPVKAGVSTKPADGTLVELELREPSSGMTTADEWEMLLKNPSDK, encoded by the coding sequence ATGAGTCCCTTTGAAGGAGATTGCCAGCCGACCCGCGTGCCGCTGTTGTTCAAGTCGGGGCGTCCGACGCTTCCTTTTCCCCATCCGTGGAATTTCCAGCGCCCCATCGACATTTTGGATGCCTATTTTTGGCAGGCCGATGAGGAAATCGGCCCCGGACGCCACAATCGCTACTTGGATGTCCCTGGCTTTCCTGCCGTACTCGTCACTCGAGATCCAGGGATTATCCGCGCAGTCCTTACCTCCACAGGAGACCGCGAGGGGCAGTTCGACCGCGATACACTTCCTTCGACTGGCATCGCGCGGGCGACCGGTGAAGATACTCTCCTCTTCGGCAATGGGGCGATGTGGCGCAAGCAACGAAAGGCATCTGCCGCCCCATTTGGCAAAACAGCCCTCTTCCAAGTGGATGTCTTCTTTAAGTTTGAAGAAACGTTCCGCAAAACAGTGCGACAGCGGCTGCTCGTCCTTCGACAACATCTGCTTGACACCGGGTCCCCGCGTCTTCAGATCGCCGTCGAGCCAGAGATAAAAGCGTTGATGTTGGAACTGCTGGTGGACTGTTTCTTCGGAGCTTCGATAGACTACCAAGAAATTCGCGACAAGTATGTTCCTGCATTGGAACGCGTCATCGACCACATTGTCCGCGATACGGTTACCAATCGGCTCGGTTTGCCACGTACAGTGCTGGCAAAGATAAGTCGCAGCTATGCCCAAGCCAATCGGGATTTTGCTACCTTCGACGAACTCACCGATCGAGTGCTGGCCGCCAGGCCTACCGGCCGCGGCCTGTGGGAAAAACTCCAGACGGAAGCCTCCGACGAAGCTCTGCGGAGCAACATCAAAGTATTCCTAGCGGGTGCCTTGGAAGCGACAACTTCGTTTGCCACTTGGGCAATCTCTCATCTAGCAAGGAACGAAGCTTGGCAAGAGAAAGTATACCGCGAGGTCGAAGCCATGGCTGATTATTCCCCGGACCAAATCGCTGCCGCTCGGCACTTGGGAGCAGTTCTCGACGAGACGCTGCGTCTAACGCCGTCGCTCTATTTTCTACCCCGCAAGGCAACCGCACCCATCCGGATCACCACATCTGACGGCCGCGAGATGCTCATTCCCAAGAATACGCACATCCTGCTCGACGTCTGGCACGCTAACCGCCATGAGGACCATTGGGGCGCAGCGACGACAGGTTTTACAGCCACGGAATTTGCCCCCGAACGTTGGGAGCACCTGTCAGCTGAAAAAGGACCCTCGAAGGAACACCTTCACTTCGGGTTCGGACATGGTCCCCGCGTTTGTCCGGGCAAACACATCGGCCAACTCGAGGTGGCACTCGTGGTGGGAGTTTTTATAAAGATGTTCCGTTTCCGAGCCTTGCATGATGAAAACCCAGTAAAAGCAGGCGTCTCCACCAAACCCGCCGACGGCACACTGGTCGAACTAGAACTCCGCGAACCCTCCTCCGGAATGACCACTGCAGACGAGTGGGAAATGCTCCTCAAGAACCCGTCGGATAAGTAA